A window from Solanum stenotomum isolate F172 chromosome 5, ASM1918654v1, whole genome shotgun sequence encodes these proteins:
- the LOC125865578 gene encoding homeobox-leucine zipper protein ATHB-52-like yields MNNFLNSQYLHKHQSILNHNKKRLTQEQVKRLEASFDLTKKLELDQKLQLAKELGVPPRQIAIWYQNRRARWKNQSLELDYTTLQLKLDTTLAEKKQIEKENERLKIELKKVNEMLIAIKQAKVQEELAQGIIPCSISSGNCEEGGSSSFQEDVSCSWVNNNKINNNNNNNCESNLALDELYSCLMGGEEGSKYSLSWQNGKDLWVWKN; encoded by the exons ATGAATAATTTCTTGAATTCTCAATATCTACATAAACATCAATCTATATTGAACCATAACAAAAAGAGGCTAACTCAAGAACAAGTCAAGAGGTTAGAGGCAAGTTTTGATTTAACCAAGAAACTTGAGCTTGACCAAAAGCTTCAACTTGCTAAAGAGTTGGGAGTTCCTCCTAGACAAATTGCCATTTG GTACCAGAACAGACGAGCTAGATGGAAGAATCAAAGCCTCGAGCTCGACTATACTACACTCCAACTCAAACTAGACACTACATTAGCTGAGAAGAAGCaaatagagaaagaaaatgaaCGTCTAAAAATTGAGTTGAAGAAGGTAAATGAAATGCTAATTGCCATTAAACAAGCTAAAGTTCAAGAGGAATTAGCACAAGGGATAATTCCTTGTTCAATTTCTAGTGGTAATTGTGAAGAAGGAGGGAGTTCAAGTTTTCAAGAAGATGTGAGTTGTTCATgggtaaataataataaaattaacaacaacaataataataattgtgagTCTAATTTGGCACTTGATGAGCTTTATTCTTGTTTGATGGGTGGAGAAGAAGGGTCAAAATATAGTTTGAGTTGGCAAAATGGGAAAGATCTTTGGGTGTGgaaaaattaa
- the LOC125866268 gene encoding uncharacterized protein At4g28440-like has protein sequence MASNSTESDAKPGLRKPVFVKVENLTPGTNGHTLIVKVLESNTVLQKGRSVSPHLRNTRIAECLIGDETGTILFTARNDQVDLMKADATVILRNAKIDMFKSTMRLAVDKWGRIEVTEPAAFEVKQDNNLSLVEYELVNME, from the exons ATGGCGTCGAACTCGACGGAGAGCGATGCGAAGCCGGGATTACGGAAACCGGTTTTTGTAAAAGTGGAGAATCTGACTCCCGGTACTAATGGACACACACTCATCGTGAAAGTTTTGGAATCCAATACTGTTCTGCAGAAGGGACGTTCTGTGTCGCCGCACCTTCGGAACACTCGTATTGCTGAATGCCTCATCGGCGATGAGACCGGAACGATTCTCTTCACTGCTCGCAACGATCAAG TTGATCTGATGAAGGCTGATGCAACTGTCATCCTTCGGAATGCTAAGATCGACATGTTCAAGAGCACCATGAGACTAGCTGTGGACAAATGGGGACGCATCGAGGTTACTGAACCTGCTGCATTTGAAGTGAAACAGGATAACAATCTCTCCCTTGTTGAGTATGAGCTGGTGAATATGGAGTGA